A window of Aurantibacillus circumpalustris genomic DNA:
AACAGTAACTTTTTTACTCATGGTTCAAATTTACTTAAAATTAGGAGTGTGTTTAAACATTCCCATTAAATTTAACCTGATTTATGTCAATAGGACCATCACATCTAATTTATTATTCGAATGGCATTATATTTCCCAAACGGATAGTTTATTTTTTTCCTTTTTAAAAGACGCTACTAGCAATGGATACTCTTCATAAACAGATCGAAATAATTTGTATTTACTTTCTTTAAATTCTTCTTGTTTAAATTTAATTTCAAGCGCTTTTTTATCTTTTAAAATAAAATCGACTTCGTTTTGTTCTGTGGTGCGCCAGTATTTAATGTCTTGTTCACGGTAATGAACTAATAATTGTTGTAAGGTTTGGTTTTCAAGCAAAGTACCTTTGTCATCGCGGGTTATAAGGCGAGAAAAATTATTCAGTAGAGCGTTTCGAAAACCATTGTCTTGAAAAAATAGCTTTGGCATTTTCACTAATTCTTTGGAATAATTATTAAAAAAGGGTTTTACCTGCGTAATATGGAATGATTTTTCGAGCAAATGCAGATAATTATTTATAGTTGGAACTGTGGCTTTAACCATTTTACTCAAATCATTTACGTTCAATTGGCCGCAACATTGCGAGGCAATTAACTCTAGCATCATTCTGAATTCGTTACTTTTTCTTACGCCATTATCAAAAAGATCTTTTTGTACATAGGATGTAGAAATTTCAATAAGAATATCAATTTTTTCTTGTACATCATCTGTTTTAACAACTGCCGGATAGCCCCCAAAAACAAGGTATTCATCAAAAAGATCTTCCATTTCAGTAGCATAAACTTGCGGAATACTATTTTTAGGATTTAAACCTTTTGCTAAATAACTAAAATAATCTTTGCCTTTTTTGTAAAGTATAAACTCGGCGAAAGAAATTGGCTTAATATGAAATAACCGCTTTCTACCTGCAAGACTATCTTTAAACTTTTCGTCAATATAAAACGCTGAACTGCCTGTAACAACCAACTTGATGTCAGTTTTATATTCGTCGTATAAAAGCTTTAAAAAGTTACTTGGATTTTTTAAGTACTGTATTTCATCAATAAAGACAATGGTTTTGCTACCTTTTTTAGTGGGAACAAAATCGAAAAGATGAAGGGGGTTTTCATTAAAAGCATTCAGGTAATTTTCAAACTCAAGGTTAAAATGAAAAAATGTTTTCCCCTGACCTTGAAGTTTGTCTTGAATTTGCCTCATAAGCGTAGTTTTACCTACTTGCCGTGATCCTGTTAAAAGAGTCACTTCAGGTGCTTCGAGGTGCTTAACAAGTTTAGGGTTTTCTATGCGTGTAATGTCTTTCACACCGCAAATATACTATTTTTATAGTATACTATCAAAATTATCGGTTTTTTATATAAGTATACTATTATAATTATCGGTTTTTTATATAAGTATACTATTACAATTATCGGAAAATGCCAGTTCGATCAATATAAATCGCTATCAACTCTTAACTACTTCCATTATAAAACGGACTATCTGAATACCTTTACGTATTTTGTAGTCTATGTTTACTAAGTCCATTTTACTACCTTTGTTATGTGTTAAAGGAATTTGAATCAAACATACTTAAAACAGACCTTTTTAACAAGAAACATAATCTTCTTGTTGCTGTTAGTGGCGGCATTGATTCCATTGTCCTAACACACTTATTAAAAAACTCGGGCTTCAAATTTTCCATAGCGCATTGTAATTTTCAATTACGCGGAAAAGAAAGTCTAGCAGATGAAAAGTTTTGTAAAGATCTCGCAAAAAAAATTAAAATTCCTTTTTACACAAAAGCATTTGATACCGAAGCCTATTGCACAAAACATAAGACCAATGTTCAGTTAGCAGCCAGAAAACTTCGATACGATTGGTTTCACGAATTAATAATCGAAAAACAATTTGATTATGTGCTTACCGCGCATCATGCAAATGATGTAATAGAGACTGTATTTATAAACCTTTTAAGAGGCACTGGTATTAAAGGAATTAAAGGGATTTCAGAAAAAAAAGGTCAAATAATTCGTCCACTCTTAAATTTTACACGTGAACAAATAGATGCGTTTGCGAAAAAACATACCATCGACTTTAGGTTAGATAAAAGTAATTTGGAAGACAAATACGAGCGTAATTTTATTCGCTTGAATATTATTCCATTGTTTAAAAAGATAAATCCAAAACTAGAAGAAACTTTTATTCGCAATACGGCCAACTTCAGACAAGAGGCGGGAATTGTGCATGATTATCTTGAAGAGAAGACAACCGAGTTAATAACACAAACACACGATGCTGTTTTTATTAATAAGAAAAAACTGAAACACGAAACATACAGCAGAAGTGTTTTGCATAATTTGATAAGTGGTTATGGCTTTAATGATACTCAACAAAAAAACATTTTAAGTAATCTGGGAAAGGATGCTCAATCCGGGAAAATTTTTAAGTCCCCTACTCACCAGCTCATCATTGATAGAAATGATCTTGTTATCAAATCACTTTCTGAAGAAACGTTTAATGACAAATTAATCGCGTCGTATGATGAATTAATAAAACAGAAATTATTCTCTTGCAAAAAACTTGCAGCCTTTAAATTACCAAAACCAAATGAATTACTTTTAGATGAATCAAAATTGCAATTTCCACTTAGTATTCGGTTAAAAAGAACGGGAGACAAGTTTAAACCTTTTGGTATGAAAGGGTTTAAACTATTAAGTGATTTTTTAAAAGATGAAAAGTTATCCATACCAAAGAAGGAAAGTTGTAAAGTATTGGTAAATGGTAATGGAGATATCATTTGGGTAATAGGCCATAGAAGTGATGAACGCTACCGTGTAAACTCAAATAAAAAGAACATTTTAAAACTCAAACTCATTGAATAAAGGCGAAGTATTATTTGAAGAGAAACAATACCTTGGTCACAATAGACTTAGTATTGTAATTCGGACAATGCTGGCCTTGTTTTGCTTTTTGGGATATTATTGGAGTGAAAATCCTAAGCCCGTTCAGGTATCATTTTTTAAGATTGGCTCCTACCCTATTCAAAGTATAAGTAATTCAGGTTTGATTTTTTTTATTGTCGGTACAAGTATTCTTATTTTAAGTGCGGCCTTAACCTTTGTGTTACACATCAAAACAAAAGTATACAAAGGATACATGGTGCTTGATGGTTTTTGGACTTCACGGATAATTAAAATTGATTTAAGTACCATTACCTCTATCCGCAAAAGCCGCTACAAAAGAAATATCTTTAAACGGGCGGTTTATAATTTGCATAACAATGGCATCATACGCTTTTATACCAGTGGGGAGGATTTCATAGAACTTATTGATAATACGGGATTTACCTATAAAATAGGTAGTCAAAAGCCACAAGAGTTATACAATGTGCTTAAAGCCAACCAAAAATAAAGACTTAAAAGGTACTTGTTTTTGTAGAGACAATATTTTAAATTTGATATAACTTAATTAAGTCAGTAATTAAATTAACCTTCATCCCCCATCTTATGGTTACTACAGATTTTGAACAAATCGAAAAAGAGAAGATCGAGAATTTAAAATTTCCTTCTTCTGAAGTTTTACTTGATTCAGAAAGGATCAAAGAAAGAACAAATGATTTAGAGCGGGCACTTTCATTAGGGAATCTTGAACACTCAAAAATTAAGATTTATTTTGAAGATGATATTTCATGCAAACTTGTTGAAACTACTGTTTGGGCTGTAACAGACAAACGTGTTATTTTAAAGCAAGGGGTTGGAATTCCTATTAATAGAATTCACTCCGTGAAGTTATAATAACTTCAAGATCACGTAAACAAAAGGCGCAACAAAAATAAGACTGTCAAAACGGTCTAAAATACCGCCATGACCTGGCATTATATTTCCCGTATCCTTTATTCCGGCTTGCCTCTTTAACAAGCTTTCTACTAAGTCGCCGATAGTTGAAAGTATTGGAACAAGTATGCCGAACAAAAGCCATGGACTAGTTCTATCCTGCAGAATTAATTCTCCAACAATGTAGCTAGAAGCAATCGTCATTAATACCCCGAAAATTGTTCCTTCCCAGGTTTTCCCTGGAGAAATACGCTCAATCATTTTATGCTTACCAAACAAACTTCCACCCAAATAAGCAAAGGTATCGTTACTCCATATTAATAAAATTATGCCCAATAGCAATTGCGGCTGAAATATGACAATTTTACTTGCTAAATAGTCAAGGCTTACAATACTGTGTAACAAAGCAAAAGGTAATACGGCGTATAAAATTCCAGCAATTGTGTATACCGAATTTTGGATAGGCTTGGTTCTGCCACTAAATAGTGCGATAGAAAAAATTATAAAAGGCACTAATACTACAAACAATTTGAGATGTTCTTGATCTGTAGCGTTTGTAAAGTTAAAGTTGATAAAAGAAATATAAACTAACGCGCCTGAAATGAGACCAAACCATTTATGAGGTTGTGCATCTAGTTTTTCAGAAAGCTTGTAAAATTCATTCAGTCCCATCATGGCAACCAAAAAAAAGAAAATAGTGAAGGAATAATAATTCCACAATAAACTACCCAATAAAACCACTACAAACACAAGCGCTGTTAAAGCCCTAGTTCCTAATGTTTTCATATTTAATGCCATGTTATTTGTTTTGTTGCGGTAAAAGTAGAATAAATTTGTTTGTATTTTATTAACGAAAACAAAAAATAAGACACTATATTGATTTG
This region includes:
- a CDS encoding ATP-binding protein, translating into MKDITRIENPKLVKHLEAPEVTLLTGSRQVGKTTLMRQIQDKLQGQGKTFFHFNLEFENYLNAFNENPLHLFDFVPTKKGSKTIVFIDEIQYLKNPSNFLKLLYDEYKTDIKLVVTGSSAFYIDEKFKDSLAGRKRLFHIKPISFAEFILYKKGKDYFSYLAKGLNPKNSIPQVYATEMEDLFDEYLVFGGYPAVVKTDDVQEKIDILIEISTSYVQKDLFDNGVRKSNEFRMMLELIASQCCGQLNVNDLSKMVKATVPTINNYLHLLEKSFHITQVKPFFNNYSKELVKMPKLFFQDNGFRNALLNNFSRLITRDDKGTLLENQTLQQLLVHYREQDIKYWRTTEQNEVDFILKDKKALEIKFKQEEFKESKYKLFRSVYEEYPLLVASFKKEKNKLSVWEI
- the tilS gene encoding tRNA lysidine(34) synthetase TilS gives rise to the protein MLKEFESNILKTDLFNKKHNLLVAVSGGIDSIVLTHLLKNSGFKFSIAHCNFQLRGKESLADEKFCKDLAKKIKIPFYTKAFDTEAYCTKHKTNVQLAARKLRYDWFHELIIEKQFDYVLTAHHANDVIETVFINLLRGTGIKGIKGISEKKGQIIRPLLNFTREQIDAFAKKHTIDFRLDKSNLEDKYERNFIRLNIIPLFKKINPKLEETFIRNTANFRQEAGIVHDYLEEKTTELITQTHDAVFINKKKLKHETYSRSVLHNLISGYGFNDTQQKNILSNLGKDAQSGKIFKSPTHQLIIDRNDLVIKSLSEETFNDKLIASYDELIKQKLFSCKKLAAFKLPKPNELLLDESKLQFPLSIRLKRTGDKFKPFGMKGFKLLSDFLKDEKLSIPKKESCKVLVNGNGDIIWVIGHRSDERYRVNSNKKNILKLKLIE
- a CDS encoding phosphatidate cytidylyltransferase, whose translation is MKTLGTRALTALVFVVVLLGSLLWNYYSFTIFFFLVAMMGLNEFYKLSEKLDAQPHKWFGLISGALVYISFINFNFTNATDQEHLKLFVVLVPFIIFSIALFSGRTKPIQNSVYTIAGILYAVLPFALLHSIVSLDYLASKIVIFQPQLLLGIILLIWSNDTFAYLGGSLFGKHKMIERISPGKTWEGTIFGVLMTIASSYIVGELILQDRTSPWLLFGILVPILSTIGDLVESLLKRQAGIKDTGNIMPGHGGILDRFDSLIFVAPFVYVILKLL